The proteins below come from a single Eubacterium limosum genomic window:
- the uvrB gene encoding excinuclease ABC subunit UvrB, which translates to MKPFKVVSDYEPKGDQEKAIRELADGIDKGMKFQTLLGVTGSGKTYTMAKVIEAVQKPTLIIAHNKTLAAQLANEFRSFFPENAVEYFVSYYDYYQPEAYVPHSDLYIEKDSSINDEIDKMRHSATAALFERRDVVVVASVSCIYGLGSPIDYENLVLSLRPGMEKDRDAVIRKLVDIQYNRNDIAFERNNFRVRGDILEIYPAASSGKAVRLEFFGDEIDRITEIDTITGEITGELSHVSIFPASHYTTTPEKLDVAIKGIRDELADRYDYFTGHNQLVEAQRILQRTNYDLEMLKEMGYCNGIENYTRYINGSPPGAPPYTLIDYFPKDFLIFADESHVSIPQIGGMSSGDRARKQNLVDYGFRLPSAYDNRPLNFEEFEGKINQIVFTSATPSKYEKEHSEQTVEQIIRPTGLIDPEIFVRPIKGQIDDLMSEINETVSKGNRVLVTTLTKKMAEDLTQYFKENGIRVNYLHSDIDTIERTKILKELRMGEFDVLVGINLLREGLDLPEVGLVAILDADKEGYLRSETSLIQTIGRAARNVEGKVLMYADRITRSMDYAITETNRRRKIQSEFNEAHGIIPRSVHKEIHDSLEVTKVAEDQASYVVEDEVMDVEAEIMNLEAEMLTAAENLEFEKAAALRDRIKELKGNK; encoded by the coding sequence ATGAAACCATTTAAAGTAGTATCCGACTATGAACCAAAGGGCGACCAGGAAAAGGCCATCCGGGAACTGGCCGACGGCATTGATAAAGGGATGAAATTTCAGACCCTTTTGGGCGTCACCGGTTCTGGTAAAACCTATACCATGGCTAAGGTGATCGAAGCCGTCCAAAAGCCGACGCTGATCATCGCCCACAATAAAACGCTGGCGGCCCAGCTTGCCAACGAGTTCCGAAGCTTTTTTCCGGAAAATGCAGTGGAATATTTTGTATCTTATTATGATTATTACCAGCCGGAGGCCTACGTGCCGCATTCCGACCTTTATATCGAAAAGGACTCCTCCATCAATGATGAGATTGATAAAATGCGCCATTCGGCCACAGCGGCACTCTTTGAACGCCGGGACGTAGTCGTGGTGGCCAGTGTATCCTGCATCTACGGACTTGGGAGCCCTATTGATTACGAAAATCTGGTGCTTTCTCTGCGTCCGGGAATGGAAAAGGACCGCGACGCGGTTATCCGGAAGCTGGTGGATATCCAGTATAACCGCAACGATATTGCCTTCGAGCGTAATAATTTCAGGGTAAGGGGCGATATTCTGGAGATTTATCCGGCGGCATCCTCAGGGAAGGCCGTTCGGCTGGAGTTTTTCGGCGATGAAATCGACCGGATTACCGAGATCGACACCATTACAGGCGAGATCACCGGTGAGCTCAGCCATGTTTCCATTTTTCCAGCCTCACACTATACCACCACGCCCGAAAAGCTGGATGTGGCCATCAAAGGTATCCGTGACGAGTTGGCAGACCGGTATGATTATTTTACCGGGCATAATCAGCTGGTGGAGGCGCAGCGCATTCTGCAGCGGACCAACTATGACCTGGAAATGCTCAAGGAGATGGGCTACTGCAACGGCATCGAGAACTATACACGCTACATTAACGGCTCCCCTCCAGGAGCGCCGCCCTATACGCTGATCGACTATTTCCCAAAGGACTTTTTAATCTTCGCGGATGAGTCCCATGTGTCCATTCCGCAGATTGGCGGCATGTCCTCAGGCGACAGGGCCAGAAAACAAAATCTGGTGGATTATGGCTTCAGGCTCCCGTCTGCCTATGATAACCGCCCGCTCAACTTTGAGGAGTTTGAAGGGAAAATCAATCAGATTGTTTTTACCTCGGCCACACCGAGCAAGTATGAAAAAGAACACAGCGAACAGACCGTCGAACAGATCATCCGCCCCACCGGCCTCATCGACCCTGAAATCTTTGTGCGGCCCATCAAGGGACAGATCGACGATTTGATGAGTGAGATCAATGAGACGGTATCCAAGGGAAACCGGGTGCTGGTGACCACACTCACCAAAAAAATGGCGGAGGATCTGACCCAGTATTTCAAGGAAAACGGCATTCGGGTCAACTACCTGCACTCCGACATTGACACCATCGAGCGGACAAAAATCCTCAAGGAGCTGCGCATGGGCGAGTTTGACGTTTTGGTCGGTATTAACCTTTTAAGAGAAGGGCTGGATTTGCCAGAGGTTGGACTGGTCGCGATCCTGGATGCGGACAAGGAAGGCTATCTGCGATCAGAAACCTCACTCATCCAGACCATCGGCCGCGCGGCCAGAAATGTGGAGGGCAAGGTGCTTATGTACGCGGACAGAATTACCAGGTCCATGGATTATGCCATCACCGAAACCAACCGCCGGCGGAAAATCCAGAGTGAATTCAACGAGGCCCACGGTATTATTCCGCGGTCTGTCCACAAAGAAATCCACGATTCCCTCGAGGTGACAAAGGTCGCTGAGGATCAGGCTTCCTATGTGGTGGAAGACGAGGTGATGGATGTGGAAGCTGAAATCATGAACCTCGAAGCAGAAATGCTGACCGCTGCGGAAAATCTTGAGTTTGAAAAGGCCGCCGCGCTGCGTGACCGGATTAAAGAACTGAAAGGAAATAAATGA
- the uvrA gene encoding excinuclease ABC subunit UvrA: MKYIDVKGAKEHNLKNINVKIPRDQLVVLTGLSGSGKSSLAFDTIYAEGQRRYVESLSAYARQFLGQTQKPNVESIDGLSPAISIDQKTTNRNPRSTVGTVTEIYDYFRLLYARIGIPHCPKCGKVIESQSVDQIVDTVQALEPGTRFQILAPVVRGEKGQHKKLLDHLKKEGYVRLIVDGESRETSEDIELEKNKKHSIEVVVDRLKSKENMAKRLTDSIETALHLANGLVICDVIGGEQQLFSEKLSCPDCGIAMDTLEPRTFSFNNPFGMCSECHGLGFHKEIDPDLLIPDKSLSIEQGAIKFFGLKNDSKIMVNLIRAIAKKYNFTLDQPLTEAPDAFLQELLYGSDEILEIEYEGKFSGTYTTTFEGLVNNMERRYQETHSEGMRSLIDKYMSEIPCPKCKGKRLNPTSLAVTVQDKNIIDLTDMSVKELLGFFSKMELTETEQMIGEQIFIEINARLKFLQDVGLEYLTLSRAAGTLSGGESQRIRLATQIGSGLVGVLYVLDEPSIGLHQRDNQKLLKTLRRLTDLGNTLVVVEHDDETMEEADWIVDIGPGAGVHGGEVIAEGTVEDIKKVPESITGQYLSGKKQIDVPQERRAGKGTAITIKGASQNNLKNIDVSFPLGKFICVTGVSGSGKSTLVNEILYKGASQKLYRSFKKPGKYKSIEGLDEIDKVIAIDQSPIGRTPRSNPATYTGVFDMIRDLFAKTPEAKARGYKKGRFSFNVKGGRCEKCSGDGILKIEMHFLPDVYVPCEVCHGQRYNRETLEVKYKGKNIADVLNMTVEESLKFFEHLPNIRNKMQTLYDVGLGYVKLGQPSTQLSGGEAQRIKLATELSKRNTGRTLYILDEPTTGLHMADVARLIDVLQRLADTGSTVVVIEHQLDMVKVADHIIDLGPEGGDGGGTIVCTGTPEEVAKVKESYTGQYLAKILHKKR, encoded by the coding sequence ATGAAATACATAGACGTCAAGGGTGCCAAGGAGCACAACCTTAAAAATATTAATGTGAAGATACCGAGAGACCAGCTGGTGGTGCTGACCGGTCTCAGCGGATCGGGCAAATCCTCGCTGGCTTTTGATACCATTTACGCCGAAGGGCAGAGACGCTACGTCGAGTCCCTTTCTGCTTACGCGAGGCAGTTTTTAGGCCAGACACAGAAGCCCAATGTGGAGAGCATTGACGGTCTGTCGCCGGCCATTTCCATTGACCAGAAAACCACCAACCGGAACCCCCGTTCGACCGTTGGGACAGTGACGGAAATATATGACTATTTCCGTCTGCTTTATGCCCGTATTGGCATTCCCCACTGCCCAAAATGCGGCAAGGTTATTGAGTCGCAGAGTGTGGACCAGATTGTGGACACCGTTCAGGCTCTGGAGCCCGGCACCCGGTTTCAGATTCTGGCGCCGGTGGTGCGCGGTGAGAAGGGGCAGCATAAAAAGCTGCTGGACCATTTGAAAAAGGAGGGCTATGTCCGTCTGATCGTAGACGGCGAGTCCAGAGAAACCAGTGAAGACATCGAGCTGGAAAAAAATAAAAAGCACAGCATTGAGGTGGTGGTTGACCGCCTTAAGAGCAAGGAAAACATGGCCAAACGCCTGACCGACTCCATCGAGACAGCCCTGCATCTGGCAAACGGCCTGGTGATCTGTGATGTGATCGGCGGCGAACAGCAGCTTTTCAGCGAAAAGCTGTCCTGTCCAGACTGCGGCATTGCCATGGATACGCTGGAGCCCCGGACATTTTCCTTCAACAACCCCTTTGGGATGTGTTCCGAGTGCCACGGACTCGGTTTCCACAAGGAAATTGACCCGGACCTGCTGATTCCAGACAAAAGCCTGTCCATTGAACAGGGGGCCATCAAGTTTTTCGGGCTGAAAAATGACTCCAAGATCATGGTCAACCTCATACGCGCCATTGCGAAAAAATACAATTTTACCCTGGACCAGCCCCTGACAGAAGCGCCGGACGCTTTTCTTCAGGAGCTTTTGTACGGCTCGGATGAAATTCTGGAAATCGAGTATGAGGGCAAGTTTTCGGGCACCTATACCACGACCTTTGAAGGCCTTGTCAACAATATGGAGCGCCGTTATCAGGAAACCCACTCCGAGGGTATGCGCAGCCTTATCGATAAATATATGTCTGAGATTCCCTGTCCAAAGTGTAAAGGGAAGCGCCTGAACCCCACAAGCCTTGCGGTAACGGTACAGGATAAAAATATTATTGACCTTACGGATATGTCGGTCAAAGAGCTTTTGGGCTTCTTTTCAAAGATGGAGCTCACAGAGACAGAACAGATGATTGGCGAGCAGATTTTTATTGAGATCAACGCGCGCCTGAAATTCCTCCAGGACGTTGGTCTGGAATACCTGACCCTTTCCCGTGCCGCGGGCACCCTTTCCGGCGGCGAATCCCAGCGTATCCGCCTGGCCACCCAGATCGGTTCCGGACTTGTGGGGGTGCTCTATGTACTGGATGAACCCAGCATTGGGCTGCATCAGCGGGATAACCAGAAGCTGCTAAAAACCCTGCGCCGTCTCACCGATCTTGGTAATACCCTGGTGGTGGTGGAGCATGACGATGAGACCATGGAAGAAGCCGACTGGATTGTGGATATTGGCCCCGGAGCGGGCGTCCACGGCGGCGAGGTCATTGCCGAGGGAACCGTTGAGGATATCAAGAAGGTGCCTGAGTCGATTACCGGCCAGTATCTGAGCGGCAAAAAGCAGATTGATGTGCCGCAGGAGCGCCGGGCCGGTAAAGGCACGGCCATCACCATTAAAGGCGCGTCCCAGAATAATCTGAAGAACATTGACGTGTCCTTCCCTCTGGGCAAATTCATCTGTGTCACGGGTGTTTCCGGTTCAGGAAAGAGTACACTGGTCAATGAAATTTTATATAAGGGCGCTTCCCAGAAGCTGTACCGCAGCTTTAAGAAGCCCGGAAAATACAAGAGCATCGAGGGATTGGATGAGATTGATAAGGTCATCGCCATTGACCAGTCCCCCATCGGGCGTACCCCAAGATCTAATCCAGCGACCTATACCGGTGTGTTTGACATGATCCGTGACCTTTTTGCAAAAACACCTGAGGCCAAGGCCAGGGGCTATAAAAAAGGACGCTTCAGCTTTAATGTAAAGGGCGGCCGCTGTGAAAAATGCAGCGGTGATGGGATACTCAAAATCGAGATGCATTTTCTGCCTGATGTCTATGTGCCCTGCGAGGTGTGCCATGGACAGCGGTATAACCGTGAGACGCTGGAGGTTAAGTATAAAGGAAAAAACATCGCGGATGTCCTGAATATGACGGTTGAGGAATCTCTGAAATTTTTCGAGCATCTGCCGAATATCCGAAATAAAATGCAGACCCTCTATGATGTGGGGCTTGGCTATGTGAAGCTGGGACAGCCGTCCACACAGCTTTCCGGCGGGGAAGCGCAGCGAATCAAGCTTGCCACAGAGCTTTCAAAGCGCAATACGGGCCGCACCCTTTATATTCTGGATGAACCGACCACGGGGCTTCATATGGCGGATGTCGCAAGGCTGATCGACGTACTGCAGCGCCTGGCCGATACTGGCAGTACAGTGGTGGTGATCGAGCATCAGCTGGACATGGTAAAGGTTGCCGACCATATTATCGACCTGGGGCCAGAGGGCGGCGACGGCGGCGGAACGATTGTATGCACAGGGACCC